In Gigantopelta aegis isolate Gae_Host chromosome 6, Gae_host_genome, whole genome shotgun sequence, the following are encoded in one genomic region:
- the LOC121375069 gene encoding calreticulin-like translates to MRPLFIICALFSAVLCDPTIYFEEKFEEDFEGRWVSSTKKGSDQGKFVWTAGKFYGDAEKDKGIQTSQDAKFYGLSAKFEKPFTNEGTDLVIQFTVKHEQNIDCGGGYVKIFPSDLDQKNMHGDTPYYIMFGPDICGPGTKKVHVIFNYKGNNLLTKKDIRCKDDVFTHLYTLIVKPDNTYIVKIDNEKVESGDLEADWDFLPAKKIKDPDAKKPEDWDEHEKIDDPDDTKPEDWEKPEHIPDPDAKKPDDWDDEMDGEWEPPMIDNPDYKGEWKPKQIDNPNYKGKWVHPEIDNPEYSPDENLYKYSDIGSIGFDLWQVKSGSIFDNILITDDEKYAEEFGKETWGKTKDPEKKMKDDQDEEDRKNREEEEKKRKEDDDKKKDDEDEEEEAEEEEEKEDKEDKEDKDKDEPRDEL, encoded by the exons ATGAGACCGTTGTTTATAATTTGTGCACTCTTTAGTGCAGTTCTCTGCGATCCAactatttattttgaagaaaaatttGAGG AGGATTTTGAAGGTCGATGGGTCTCCTCAACCAAAAAAGGCTCAGATCAAGGGAAGTTTGTGTGGACAGCAGGGAAATTTTATGGAGATGCCGAAAAGGACAAAG GTATCCAGACAAGCCAGGATGCCAAATTCTATGGCCTTTCAGCAAAGTTTGAGAAACCTTTCACAAATGAAGGCACGGATCTCGTCATCCAGTTCACTGTGAAGCACGAGCAGAACATCGACTGTGGTGGTGGATATGTGAAGATATTCCCCAGTGACCTGGACCAGAAGAACATGCATGGAGACACCCCGTACTACATTATGTTCG GGCCTGACATTTGTGGACCAGGAACAAAGAAAGTgcatgtaatttttaattacaaagGAAACAATCTTTTGACAAAGAAAGATATTCGTTGCAAG gACGATGTCTTCACTCATTTGTACACTCTAATCGTAAAGCCAGACAACACTTACATTGTGAAGATAGACAATGAGAAGGTTGAAAGTGGTGATCTAGAGGCGGACTGGGATTTCCTTCCAGCTAAGAAGATCAAG GATCCTGATGCGAAGAAGCCTGAGGACTGGGATGAGCATGAGAAGATTGATGACCCTGACGACACTAAACCTGAGGATTGGGAGAAGCCTGAACACATTCCTGATCCAGATGCCAAGAAACCCGACGACTGGGATGATGAGATGGACGGAGAATGGGAGCCACCTATGATTGACAACCCCGACTACAAG GGTGAATGGAAACCAAAGCAGATTGACAACCCTAACTACAAAGGAAAGTGGGTCCACCCTGAGATTGACAATCCCGAGTATAGCCCAGATGAAAATCTATACAAATATTCCGATATTGGTTCTATTGGTTTTGATTTATGGCAG GTGAAATCTGGAAGTATTTTtgacaacattttaataacagATGATGAGAAATATGCTGAAGAATTTGGAAAAGAAACATGGGGTAAAACAAAA gatCCTGAGAAAAAAATGAAGGATGATCAAGATGAAGAAGATAGGAAAAACCGagaggaagaagaaaagaaaaggaaagaggACGATG atAAGAAAAAAGATGATGAAGATGAGGAGGAGGAGGCTGAGGAAGAAGAGGAGAAAGAAGATAAGGAAGATAAGGAAGATAAGGACAAAGAC gaacCTCGTGATGAATTGTAA